In Scomber scombrus chromosome 17, fScoSco1.1, whole genome shotgun sequence, the following proteins share a genomic window:
- the txlnba gene encoding beta-taxilin, with translation METSVNTAEVLAPQKKDMESSSPDTDSKDAFNFHNPMEEFGKRLEKIISTHGSAVGLLNKQNVVEAEVEKMKEEAKDDITVTMEKEVSDIMQSLNKLSSPEKKLEDLVRKYAEMAALRRCDEKKLCALQQKMSVLLDERQQLQAECRNGVVARSELETLCKDLKDYYTRLREETLKSCREDEKKRSDITSHFQKTLVEIQAQIETHSNRNNKLCRENSILTEKLESLMSQCELREKSLEKINKHRDLQQQLTEAKLQQANAVLAEAQEKHIREKEYLLKETIDKTQKFTVMKEEELAMKKKLTLYSQRFDEFQKTLGKSNEIYVRFKAEMDNMSEKMKKMEKESNVWKTRFENCNKALTDMVEERGEKNKEYELFVLKIQKLEKLCRALQEERKGLYDKIKEVRQANSTLPSKILPQTVDADNVVLTPVELQELQQLQEEIPDLTEDMSRLKDEQAKLQEFAASLLATPFDKNEEEKEDLDLEEDVVASAFVHFQKKTQIKEHVISGSAESVLPQPGKAEEAPKPDAPTAEEKTSETAPTDPKPDAVKDQSQVEKIPQQHSEATPEPEKVQIDPPTVAKPEAVKDQSQVEEIQQQHSEATPENKKVQFDLPTDEKPETVKNTVETGEVEPVAPEEDKTAQQQPAEPMQVTEAPTKSESDPVSENKPQTAAAASNANSSKKQAPKKKKKKNGKNAS, from the exons ATGGAGACGTCGGTGAACACAGCTGAGGTGCTGGCGCCACAAAAGAAAGACATGGAATCTTCCTCCCCAGACACCGACAGCAAAGACGCCTTCAACTTCCACAACCCGATGGAGGAGTTCGGCAAACGCCTGGAGAAGATCATCAGCACCCACGGCTCTGCAGTCGGCCTCCTGAACAAACAG AATGTGGTGGAAGCAGAGGTGGAAAAGATGAAGGAGGAGGCAAAAGATGACATCACCGTTACCATGGAGAAAG AGGTTTCTGACATCATGCAGAGTCTGAACAAACTCTCCTCTCCAGAGAAGAAACTGGAAGACCTGGTCAGAAAGTATGCTGAAAtg gcagCCCTGCGGCGCTGTGATGAGAAGAAGCTGTGTGCTCTGCAGCAGAAAATGTCCGTCCTGCTGGACGAGCGGCAGCAGCTGCAGGCCGAGTGTCGCAACGGTGTTGTAGCTCGCAGCGAACTGGAGACTCTATGCAAAGACCTGAAAGACTACTACACCAGGCTGAGG GAAGAGACCCTTAAGAGCTGCAGGGAGGAtgagaagaagaggagtgaCATCACCTCCCACTTTCAGAAGACACTGGTGGAGATCCAGGCTCAGATCGAGACTCACAGCAATCGAAACAACAAACTCTGCCGTGAAAACAGCATCCTGACTGAAAAACTGGAGAGTCTCATGAGCCAGTGCGAGTTGAGGGAGAAG AGTTTGGAAAAGATCAACAAACATCGTGATCTGCAGCAACAGCTGACCGAAGCCAAACTTCAGCAGGCCAACGCTGTGCTGGCCGAAGCCCAGGAGAAACACATCAGGGAGAAGGAATAC TTGCTTAAAGAGACTATtgacaaaacacagaaattcaccgtgatgaaggaggaggagctggcCATGAAGAAGAAG TTGACACTCTACTCTCAGAGGTTTGACGAGTTTCAGAAGACGCTGGGCAAGAGCAACGAAATCTATGTCCGTTTCAAGGCAGAGATGGATAAT atgtcagagaagatgaagaaaatggaaaaagagtCAAATGTGTGGAAGACAAGGTTTGAGAACTGCAACAAGGCTCTGACTGATATGGTTGAAGAG AGaggtgagaaaaacaaagagtaCGAGCTGTTTGTCCTGAAGATTCAGAAACTGGAGAAGTTGTGTCGTGCActgcaggaggagaggaaaggccTCTATGACAAGATCAAGGAGGTCCGCCAAGCCAACTCCACCCTCCCATCAAAGATCTTACCCCAGACTGTGGATGCTGACAACGTTGTCTTGACCCCTGTGGAGCTGCAGGAGCTTCAGCAGCTCCAGGAGGAAATCCCAGACTTGACGGAGGATATGTCCCGGCTGAAAGATGAGCAGGCCAAGTTGCAAGAGTTTGCTGCCTCCCTGCTGGCAACACCTTTTGACAAaaatgaagaggagaaggaggattTAGACCTTGAAGAAGATGTTGTGGCTTCTGCATTTGTCCATTTCCAAAAGAAAACTCAGATCAAAGAGCATGTCATATCAGGTTCAGCAGAATCAGTTCTCCCACAGCCAGGTAAAGCTGAGGAGGCTCCAAAGCCAGATGCTCCAACAGCTGAGGAGAAGACCTCTGAAACAGCACCAACAGACCCAAAACCAGATGCAGTAAAAGATCAATCACAAGTTGAGAAGATCCCGCAGCAGCACTCTGAAGCAACACCAGAGCCTGAGAAAGTGCAGATTGATCCACCAACAGTTGCGAAACCAGAGGCAGTAAAAGATCAATCACAAGTTGAGGAGATCCAGCAGCAGCACTCTGAAGCGACACCAGAAAATAAGAAAGTGCAATTCGATCTACCAACAGATGAGAAACCAGAAACAGTAAAGAACACAGTGGAGACTGGTGAGGTCGAACCAGTGGCCCCAGAGGAAGACAAGACAGCCCAGCAGCAGCCGGCTGAACCTATGCAGGTAACAGAAGCACCAACCAAGTCAGAGTCAGATCCAGTCTCTGAAAACAAGCCTCAGACCGCTGCCGCTGCCTCTAACGCCAACTCCTCCAAGAAGCAGGcgccaaagaagaagaagaagaagaacggCAAGAATGCAAGCTAA